A genomic window from Verrucomicrobiia bacterium includes:
- a CDS encoding DUF6265 family protein, with product MRWVSIALSLAVLVLFVPFFPRAQDKKTTLADLRWLSGCWDDGDTLGRYEEHWMKPAGTSVLGMSRTVADGETIAYEFLRIQEQKDGAIYYVANPSGQKPDSFKLVKSERNMWIFENPQHDFPQKVIYRLNGDSLIARIEGTADGKVRGIDFPMKRAKCE from the coding sequence GTGAGATGGGTTTCGATTGCGCTGTCTCTCGCGGTGCTGGTTTTATTCGTCCCATTTTTTCCCAGGGCTCAGGACAAAAAAACAACCCTGGCCGACCTTCGCTGGCTCTCCGGCTGCTGGGATGACGGCGATACGCTCGGCCGTTACGAGGAGCATTGGATGAAGCCCGCGGGAACTTCCGTTCTGGGAATGAGCCGCACGGTGGCTGATGGGGAAACAATCGCCTATGAATTTTTGCGCATCCAAGAACAGAAGGACGGAGCCATCTACTACGTGGCCAACCCCTCCGGCCAAAAGCCGGATTCCTTCAAGTTGGTAAAATCGGAGCGCAATATGTGGATTTTTGAAAACCCGCAGCATGATTTCCCGCAAAAAGTGATTTACCGCTTGAACGGCGATTCGCTGATTGCCCGGATAGAGGGCACGGCTGATGGAAAAGTGCGCGGAATCGACTTCCCGATGAAGCGAGCCAAGTGCGAATAA
- a CDS encoding methyltransferase domain-containing protein, which yields MSTQILEETKTAQAGPLDKKEAFAQRMVGILNNSSLALMMSIGHQTGLFDTMAKLPPSTSEQIAKAARLKERYVREWLGAMLTGRVVEYDPANGTYFLPPEHSASLTRAAGPENLALYMQYIPLLGNVEEGIIKSFRKGGGVPYSAYPKFQKIQSEDSSSIYDATLVQTTLPIVPGIVERLKAGIEAADIGCGSGHAVNLMARAFPKSRFTGYDFSKEGIAAAKAEAKKWKLSNTRFSVQDVSRLNERGRFDFITTFDAVHDQAKPKIVLKAIARALKPDGVYLMVDIAASSNVHENIDHPLGSTLYTVSCLHCMTVSLALKGEGLGAMWGRQKALEYLAEAGFSNVVIKEVPGDIFNFYYIARKN from the coding sequence ATGAGCACGCAGATCCTTGAAGAAACGAAAACCGCTCAGGCCGGGCCGCTTGATAAAAAAGAGGCCTTCGCGCAACGGATGGTCGGTATTCTGAACAATTCGTCTCTGGCCTTAATGATGAGTATCGGCCACCAGACCGGCCTTTTCGACACAATGGCCAAGCTCCCCCCCTCCACCAGCGAGCAAATCGCCAAGGCGGCCAGGCTGAAGGAGCGTTACGTGCGGGAGTGGCTGGGGGCGATGCTCACCGGCCGGGTGGTGGAATACGACCCCGCCAACGGCACCTACTTTCTGCCGCCGGAACATTCCGCTTCGCTGACCAGGGCGGCCGGGCCGGAGAATCTGGCCCTGTATATGCAGTACATTCCGCTTCTGGGAAACGTGGAGGAGGGGATTATAAAAAGCTTTCGCAAAGGGGGCGGCGTTCCGTACTCCGCATATCCCAAATTCCAGAAAATCCAGTCCGAGGATTCCAGTTCCATTTACGACGCCACGTTGGTTCAAACCACCCTCCCCATCGTTCCGGGGATCGTGGAACGGCTGAAAGCGGGGATCGAGGCGGCCGATATCGGCTGCGGCTCCGGCCACGCCGTCAATTTGATGGCCAGGGCGTTTCCCAAAAGCCGCTTTACGGGCTACGATTTTTCCAAGGAAGGGATTGCCGCGGCCAAAGCCGAGGCCAAAAAGTGGAAGCTTTCCAATACTCGCTTTTCGGTTCAGGACGTATCCAGGCTGAACGAGCGCGGCCGTTTCGATTTCATCACCACCTTCGACGCCGTTCACGACCAGGCCAAACCGAAAATCGTGCTGAAAGCGATTGCCCGGGCGTTGAAGCCGGACGGCGTTTATTTGATGGTGGATATTGCCGCCTCGAGCAACGTTCACGAAAACATCGACCATCCGCTCGGTTCGACACTCTATACGGTTTCCTGCCTGCATTGTATGACCGTTTCGCTGGCGCTGAAGGGGGAAGGACTGGGAGCAATGTGGGGCAGACAAAAAGCGCTGGAGTATCTGGCGGAGGCCGGCTTTTCCAACGTGGTGATAAAAGAGGTGCCGGGGGATATTTTTAACTTTTATTACATAGCCCGGAAAAACTGA
- the ribD gene encoding bifunctional diaminohydroxyphosphoribosylaminopyrimidine deaminase/5-amino-6-(5-phosphoribosylamino)uracil reductase RibD — protein MTETYSEKELANMRRALTLARRGLGQTSPNPMVGAVVVKAGRIVGEGFHRRAGEAHAEVIALKEAGKEARGGTLFVNLEPCSHFGRTAPCVEAIASAGIKKVYASVVDPNPLVNGKGIEFLRRRKIEIDIGLLTDEARELNEVHFKVMEKKLPYVTLKFAQSLDGRIATKTRDSRWISGEEARRFAHFLRATHDAVLVGRKTVEVDDPQLTVRMVQGKNPLRLVLDTEGKLSSTARLVRENEDGKTVLLSGRADASNCELRGEVAIWPVGLKNGRIDLRAALEKVLAQGVTSILVEGGAGVLTNFLKEKLADKVYAAIAPMIIGEGISAIGDLGVEKLLQAVRFERVQFKKVGVDMLFSGYPICSPA, from the coding sequence ATGACTGAAACTTACAGCGAAAAGGAGCTTGCCAATATGCGCCGGGCTCTTACTTTGGCCCGCCGGGGGTTGGGACAAACCTCGCCTAATCCAATGGTAGGAGCAGTCGTGGTAAAGGCCGGACGCATCGTCGGCGAGGGATTCCACCGCCGGGCGGGAGAGGCGCATGCGGAAGTTATTGCCCTCAAAGAAGCCGGGAAGGAAGCGCGGGGCGGAACACTCTTTGTCAATTTGGAACCCTGCTCCCATTTCGGCCGCACGGCCCCCTGCGTGGAGGCGATTGCCTCCGCTGGTATCAAGAAGGTTTATGCCTCCGTGGTTGACCCCAACCCTCTGGTGAACGGCAAGGGGATTGAGTTTTTGCGCAGGCGAAAAATTGAGATCGATATCGGCCTTTTGACGGATGAGGCGCGGGAGCTGAATGAGGTGCACTTCAAGGTAATGGAGAAAAAGCTGCCTTATGTCACGTTGAAATTTGCACAGAGTCTGGATGGAAGGATTGCTACCAAAACCCGCGATTCCCGGTGGATTAGCGGCGAGGAGGCGCGACGGTTCGCTCACTTTTTACGCGCTACGCACGACGCCGTTTTGGTCGGACGGAAAACCGTGGAAGTTGATGACCCCCAGCTTACCGTGCGGATGGTGCAGGGAAAAAATCCTTTGCGGCTGGTGCTGGATACGGAAGGGAAGTTGAGTTCAACGGCCCGGCTGGTTCGGGAAAACGAGGATGGGAAGACCGTTTTGCTTTCCGGACGGGCGGACGCTTCCAACTGCGAGTTGAGAGGGGAAGTTGCCATCTGGCCGGTCGGGTTGAAAAACGGTCGGATTGATTTGCGCGCGGCTTTGGAAAAAGTGCTGGCGCAAGGGGTCACCTCCATCCTTGTAGAGGGGGGCGCCGGCGTATTGACCAACTTTTTGAAGGAAAAGCTGGCGGACAAGGTATACGCCGCCATAGCCCCGATGATAATCGGAGAGGGAATTTCCGCCATTGGGGATTTGGGGGTCGAAAAGCTATTGCAGGCCGTTCGATTCGAACGAGTGCAGTTTAAGAAAGTTGGGGTTGATATGCTTTTTTCAGGATATCCCATATGTTCACCGGCTTAG
- a CDS encoding riboflavin synthase — translation MFTGLVTDVGRVVLVSPRKEGKELLIKAPKTVRELKKGDSVSINGTCQTVISKNGAKFAVLAIPETLARTNFDRIQTGGWVNLELPLKLSDRLGGHFVTGHIDTKTQLLEISKEKGGMEWWVELPRKFAGLVIEKGSIALDGVSLTIAGLKPERFKVALIPHTLKVTTLGKRKVGDFLNVEFDLLGKYVQQLVGGGRRLSRQGKRGKNEV, via the coding sequence ATGTTCACCGGCTTAGTAACGGATGTTGGCAGGGTCGTTTTGGTTTCACCGAGGAAGGAAGGGAAGGAATTGTTGATTAAGGCGCCCAAAACAGTCAGGGAATTGAAGAAGGGGGATTCGGTTTCCATCAATGGCACCTGCCAGACCGTTATTTCGAAAAACGGGGCCAAGTTTGCCGTTCTGGCGATACCGGAAACGCTCGCACGGACAAATTTTGATAGAATTCAAACCGGCGGATGGGTTAATCTTGAATTGCCCCTCAAACTTTCCGACCGGTTGGGGGGACACTTCGTCACCGGACATATCGATACCAAGACACAACTGTTGGAAATCTCCAAAGAAAAGGGCGGGATGGAATGGTGGGTAGAACTGCCTCGGAAATTTGCCGGGCTCGTCATAGAGAAAGGTTCAATCGCCTTGGATGGCGTTTCGCTGACCATCGCCGGATTAAAACCAGAGCGATTCAAGGTGGCTTTGATTCCCCATACGTTAAAAGTCACCACGTTGGGAAAAAGAAAAGTGGGGGATTTTTTGAATGTGGAATTCGACCTTTTGGGGAAATATGTGCAACAGCTTGTCGGCGGCGGGAGGCGTTTGTCACGGCAGGGGAAAAGAGGCAAGAATGAAGTTTAA
- the ribB gene encoding 3,4-dihydroxy-2-butanone-4-phosphate synthase, with the protein MKFNSIPEAIEDLKAGRIIIVTDDEGREDEGDLVFSAEAADWQKVEFVVRNGGGLVCVSMPKERLHQLNLPPMTSENTARLGTAFTVSVDVKEGTTTGISARERAATIRALVNPDTKPDDLARPGHVFPICAEEGGVLSRPGHTEAGVDLCRLAGLYPAAVLCEVTDTKGGMARGQKLFDFAKKWKLKIVTIHDLIRHRLATEKLVDRQATVAFPTRFGNFTLYLYWSEVDRKHHLVLEKGKVAGRKEVLVRVHSQCTTGDLFGSLRCDCGEQLAWSLKAMEKAGEGLFIYLLQEGRGIGLANKILAYKLQDEGKDTVEANLELGFQADMRSYGTAAQILKDFGLSEIQLITNNPKKIQELEELDIRVKKRVHAKIAPTEHNLSYLKTKQAKLGHLLDSLF; encoded by the coding sequence ATGAAGTTTAACAGCATACCGGAAGCGATCGAGGATTTAAAAGCCGGGCGGATTATTATCGTCACGGATGACGAGGGACGGGAGGACGAGGGGGATTTGGTTTTTTCCGCGGAGGCCGCCGACTGGCAAAAGGTGGAGTTCGTGGTGCGGAATGGCGGCGGGCTGGTATGCGTTTCGATGCCGAAGGAGCGCTTACATCAGTTGAACCTGCCTCCTATGACTTCCGAAAATACCGCCCGGTTGGGAACCGCCTTCACCGTTTCCGTGGACGTCAAAGAGGGGACAACCACCGGCATTTCGGCGCGGGAACGGGCGGCGACCATCCGTGCTTTGGTCAACCCGGATACCAAGCCGGATGATTTGGCGCGGCCGGGCCACGTTTTTCCGATTTGCGCCGAAGAAGGGGGTGTTTTGTCCCGCCCGGGGCATACCGAAGCGGGGGTGGATTTGTGTCGGCTGGCGGGGCTTTATCCCGCGGCCGTGCTGTGCGAAGTCACCGATACGAAAGGGGGGATGGCGCGCGGACAGAAGCTTTTTGATTTCGCCAAGAAATGGAAATTGAAAATCGTCACGATCCACGATTTGATCCGCCACCGGCTGGCCACGGAAAAACTGGTCGATAGACAGGCGACGGTTGCCTTTCCAACCCGCTTCGGAAATTTCACTCTTTATCTGTATTGGTCGGAAGTCGATAGAAAACATCATCTTGTCTTGGAGAAGGGAAAAGTGGCCGGCCGCAAGGAAGTTTTGGTGCGGGTTCATTCCCAATGCACGACGGGGGATTTGTTTGGATCTTTGCGCTGCGATTGCGGGGAGCAACTCGCTTGGTCGCTCAAAGCAATGGAGAAGGCTGGAGAAGGACTTTTTATTTATTTGTTGCAGGAGGGACGCGGGATCGGGCTGGCAAACAAAATTTTGGCGTATAAACTGCAGGACGAGGGGAAAGACACGGTAGAGGCGAACTTGGAGCTGGGTTTTCAAGCGGATATGCGCAGCTACGGAACGGCGGCGCAGATTTTGAAGGATTTCGGCCTTTCTGAAATCCAGTTGATTACCAACAACCCCAAAAAGATTCAGGAATTGGAGGAATTGGACATTCGTGTGAAAAAACGGGTGCATGCCAAGATTGCTCCCACGGAGCACAATTTATCCTACCTCAAGACCAAGCAGGCGAAGCTGGGGCATCTTTTGGATTCGCTTTTCTAA
- the ribH gene encoding 6,7-dimethyl-8-ribityllumazine synthase: MGRLKSTKKIVVPGLAVAGKKFALVVSRYNSEVTEALLADARECFERHGVTEEGVDIVYVPGCLEIPTVCAKLAESKKYAALVALGAVIRGETHHFEVVANHSTRALVELSMKYKIPVACGILTVDNLRQAKARAGGKEGNKGWEAAKTALQMADLMEKL, translated from the coding sequence ATGGGTCGTCTCAAATCGACAAAAAAAATTGTCGTTCCAGGGCTGGCCGTTGCCGGAAAGAAATTCGCCTTGGTGGTCAGCCGGTACAATTCTGAAGTCACCGAAGCGCTTTTGGCTGACGCAAGGGAGTGTTTTGAACGGCACGGCGTAACGGAGGAGGGAGTCGACATCGTCTATGTGCCGGGATGTCTGGAGATTCCGACGGTGTGCGCGAAGCTGGCGGAGTCGAAAAAATATGCCGCGCTCGTTGCGCTCGGGGCGGTGATTCGGGGGGAAACCCATCATTTTGAAGTGGTGGCGAACCATTCGACAAGGGCCTTGGTAGAACTTTCGATGAAGTACAAAATTCCTGTCGCCTGCGGCATTTTGACCGTGGATAATTTGCGCCAGGCCAAGGCACGGGCCGGAGGCAAGGAGGGGAACAAGGGGTGGGAGGCGGCCAAGACCGCTCTGCAGATGGCGGATTTAATGGAGAAGCTATGA
- the nusB gene encoding transcription antitermination factor NusB gives MKGRHRVREMVLSCLYAVETEGGEPKEILKSRLADDHLDEKEKAFARALFEKTFTSRERLDAEIEPKLKHWKLSRIALLDRIIMRMALAEWHFFPDIPEKVSIDEAVELAKKFSTAESGHFVNGILDAIFKDPDLRNAKLV, from the coding sequence ATGAAGGGGCGTCACCGCGTTCGGGAGATGGTGCTATCCTGCCTGTACGCTGTGGAGACGGAAGGGGGGGAGCCCAAGGAGATTTTAAAAAGCCGGTTGGCGGATGACCATCTGGACGAGAAGGAAAAAGCGTTCGCCCGCGCACTTTTTGAAAAGACCTTTACCAGCCGCGAAAGACTGGATGCCGAAATAGAACCCAAGCTGAAGCACTGGAAGCTTTCGCGCATTGCCCTTTTGGACCGAATCATCATGCGGATGGCCTTGGCCGAGTGGCATTTTTTCCCGGACATCCCGGAAAAGGTTTCCATCGACGAAGCCGTGGAGCTGGCCAAGAAGTTTTCCACGGCCGAAAGCGGGCATTTTGTGAACGGCATTCTGGACGCCATTTTCAAAGACCCGGATTTGCGCAACGCCAAGCTGGTTTAA
- a CDS encoding amino acid ABC transporter permease: MLLILESGWLAGQLKTLWQILVYLLPVVPVTIELTLFSFGLAVLFGIFVGIARISHHPIIEKSSKIYVDVLRGVPLLVQIFFIYFGLGKVLHLSSFVAGVLAIGIGYSAYLAETVRAGIQSIPKGQYEAALSLGMSRAQMMRYVILPQSLRLVVPPMANDFIACLKDTSLVSVIGMRELTRAGREFYSQYFVDFQTWLVVGLLYLAMTVGLSRLVVWLEKKFKVHGLGERGA; encoded by the coding sequence TTGCTTTTGATTTTGGAATCGGGGTGGCTGGCTGGTCAGCTTAAAACCCTCTGGCAGATTCTCGTTTATTTGCTACCGGTTGTGCCGGTCACCATCGAGCTTACGCTTTTTTCCTTCGGGCTGGCCGTCCTGTTCGGAATTTTTGTCGGCATCGCCCGGATTTCGCACCATCCGATCATCGAGAAGAGCTCCAAGATTTACGTTGACGTTTTGCGAGGGGTACCGCTTTTGGTGCAGATTTTTTTCATTTACTTCGGGCTTGGAAAGGTGCTGCACCTCTCCAGCTTTGTCGCGGGAGTTTTGGCTATCGGCATCGGTTATTCGGCCTATCTGGCGGAGACCGTTCGGGCGGGCATCCAGTCCATCCCCAAGGGGCAATACGAGGCGGCGCTTTCGCTCGGGATGAGCCGCGCGCAGATGATGCGTTATGTTATTCTGCCCCAATCGCTGCGACTGGTGGTGCCGCCGATGGCCAACGATTTTATCGCCTGTTTGAAGGACACCTCACTCGTCTCGGTCATCGGGATGCGGGAGCTGACCCGTGCGGGGCGGGAATTTTATTCCCAATATTTCGTTGATTTTCAAACCTGGCTGGTGGTGGGGCTTTTGTATCTGGCGATGACTGTGGGGCTTTCACGTCTCGTTGTCTGGCTGGAGAAAAAATTCAAGGTGCACGGACTGGGGGAGCGGGGCGCGTGA